GCGGGGCAGGTCGATCTGGTGACGAGTATCGCGCGTACGCCGGAGCGTGAGCGGTGCCTGAAATTTACCGCGCCGTATTTCCGCTCGTCGGTGTCGGCGGTGGTTCGCCGCGACGGCGAAACTTATACGACGTCAACGCAGTTGCGCGCCACACGCATCGCCGTCGAAAAGAGTTTTGCACTCGAGCGCCTGCTGCGCGAGCGTTTTCCGCGAGCACGTTTCCAGACCTTTGCCAATACGCGTGCCGCGCTCGACGCGGTGGTGCTCGGTCACGCTGATGTCTATCTCGGTTTTACGCCGACCGTGCGCCATGCACTCGCCACCGAGGATTTCCGCGCGCTGCACGTGGCGTTCGAAGAGGCCAGCAAAACCTCGGAACTGCGCTTCGGCGTGCCGCCTGGCCAGATCGCGCTGCGCGACCGGCTCAACCGCGCGCTCGCGTCGCTCGATCCCGCGCACGACGCGGCCCTGCGTGCACGCTGGCTGTCCGGCAACTTCGACGCGCAACCCGTGCCCGGCGTGCCGAGTCTTCTGCTCACGCCACAGGAAAAATCCTGGCTCGCGTCCTTGCCGCCATTGCCGGTCGGATTCGATAGCGGCTGGCCGCCGTTCAGCTATGTCGACGACGCCGGTCGTCCGTCGGGCGTCGCCGCCGACTATCTCTCCTATCTGAGCCGCACATTGGGCATCGTGTTCACTCGTGCGCCGATCGGAAATTGGCCCGCCACGATCGAAGCCTTCCAGCGCGGTGAACTCGCGCTGGTCGCGACGGCGTCCAGCGGCGATCCGAGGCTCAAGGACGCACGGTTTAGCCAGCCGTACGAGAGCTACCCACTGGTTATCGTCGGTCGCGACGACGAGCCGGTCGCGCGTTCGCCCGGCGACTTCGCGGCGCGCCGGATCGTGGTGCCATCGCATATCGCCGGTGCCGCGCCGCACGCGCTCGAGGGTATCGAGCCGGGACACATCGCGATCACGCCCAGTCTCGACGATGCGCTCGCCATGGTCGCGGCGAACGAGGCGGACGTACTGATCGGCAACGTCGCGGCGGTCGACATCGCGCTCAAGCGCCGCTATGACAACGTGCTCAAGATTCTCGGCATGGCCGGCGATGCCGACGCGCTCAGCTTCGCCGTGCGCGCAGACCTGAGTCCACTCGACCAGTTGATCGATCGTGCGTTGCGGGCCATGCCGCTGGCGGAGAGACAGCGCATCAGGCAGAAGTGGATCAATGGCCGCGAGCCGGAAACGGGCACGTGGAGCGTGACCGCGCTTCGATTGCTGCCGTTGCTGATCGGCATCGGCGTTGTCTTGCTGGTGACGCTGCGCGCCTGCCTGTTGCTGCAGCATGAGGTTCGCCTGCGTCGCAAGATCGAACGCGATCTGGCGTTGCAACTGAGCTTCCAGGAAACCATGATGAAGATGGTGCCCTATCCGCTGGTCGCGAAAGACTTCGACGGGCGTTACATCGCCGTCAACCAGGCGTACGAGGAAGCTTGCGGACTGCCGCGTGAAGCGGTGATCGGACGCACCGCGACCGAAGTCCAGTGCTGGGGAGAAGCCAACAGCCGCATTCTCGACAGGATGACTCGCGAGATGCTCAAGGGCGGCGAAACCGCGCAGGCGGAACTGCAGTTCGAGCGCAAGGACGGCGATCTGCGTCACGGTCTGTTCTGGACCAGCAGTTGCCGGGACAGCGACGGCAAGCCGGTTTGCGTGCTCGGCACCATGGTCGATATCACCGACATCCGCCGCGCCGAAATGCTCGCGCGCGAAACCGAGCGGCGTCTGTTCGACGTGACGCGCTCATTGCCGGCCGTGGTGTTCCAGCTACGCCGTACAGCGGACGGCGTGTACTCGTTTCCGTATATCGGCGGCGATACGCGGCATCTGCCGGGTGGCGTCGGCGCGGCGAATCCCGGCAAGGTCGACTTCAGGCGCGTGTGCGAGCAGGACCGCGGCTTTGTGATCGCGGAACTGGAGCATTCGGCGCGTTGCGAGACGCCGGTGCATCTGGAGTTTCGCTTCAAGGGGGACGGCGGACTGAGCTGGGTGCGTGCGGAACTGGTGCCGCGTCGCGAAGCGGCCGGCAGTGTCGTGTGGAGCGGTTTCTGGGTCGACGCGAGCGTCGAACGCGCGCGCTCCGAGGAATTGGCGCGGGCGCGCGACGTGGCCGAGGCCGCCTCGCGCGCCAAGGACGATTTTTTCGCGATGATGAGCCATGAAATCCGCACGCCGATGAACGGCGTGCTGGGTCTCGTCGAAGTGCTGGAGCGCACGCCGCTTAACGCGGATCAGAGCGAAATGCTGAGCATGATTCACGAGTCGGCCGGCGCGTTGCTGCAAATCCTCGACGATCTGCTCGACTATTCGAAGATCGACGCCGGTCGGCTCACCATCGAGGCCGAGCCCATCGACATACGCGAACTGGTCGATAACGCGGTCGGCCTGCTCGCGGGCCGCGCGCACGAGAAGGGGCTGAAAGTGCGCGTGGATATCGCGCCGCAGGTCGCCGCGCTGGTGCGGGGCGACAGCGTGCGCTTCCGGCAGATTCTGTTCAATCTTCTCGGCAACGCCATCAAGTTCACGCCGGCGGGCGAGGTCGACGTGCGCGTGTCGGTCGTCGCGCAAACCGATGGCGCGCAGACGCTTGAAATGACGGTGGCGGACACGGGTATCGGCATTGCGCCCGACGTGCAGGCGAAGCTTTTCGAGCCGTTCGTGCAGGCGGAGTCATCGACCACGCGCCGGTTCGGTGGCACCGGGCTCGGCTTGACGATCTGCCGCAAGCTGATCGAACTGATGGAGGGCTCGCTCGCGCTGCAGAGCGAACCCGGTTGCGGCACGCGCATGACCGTGCGGCTCGGCATGCCGGTCGAGGCGTTGCATTACTCGGTCAGCGCGTTGCGTGGCAAGCGCGCGGTCGTGGTGACCGGCGACGTGCGCGTCGCCCGGGCTCTCATGCATTTCGGCAAGGCGCTTGGGCTCGAACTGCGTCATGTCGCGCCTGGCTCGGACGAACTCGGCGACCGCCTGATGTTTGCCAGGCTGGACCTGTTATTCGCGACCGAAGACGTGCGATTGCCGGAAGGCGTTCTGCCTGCCTCGCGCATCGTCTGTCTGACGGAAAAGCCGAAGCCCACCGGTTATCGCATCATCGACGACAAGGTGCGGGTTAGCGTCAATCCGATTTCCTGGCGCGGGCTCGGCGCCGCGTGTGCGGCGGCGCTGACCGGGCTGCCGACAGTGGCGCCGCGTCTCGCGGGCATGCGCTCCGCCGAAGGCGGCGCCGTGCCGCCGGACCGGGAGCGCGCGATTGCCAGCGGCCGCTTGATCCTCGTCGCGGAGGATCATCCGGTCAATCAGGAGTTGATCCGTCATCAACTGGCGCTGCTCGGCTTTGCCTGCGATGTCGCGAACGATGGCGCCGAGGCGTTGGCCGCACTGGAGCATACCCGCTACGGCTGTTTGATCACGGATTGCCATATGCCGAATCTGTCCGGCTACGAACTCACACGGCGGATTCGCGCGAAAGAGGCGAGCGGCGAGCATCGTTTGCCGATTCTGGGCATCACGGCGAACACGGCACCGGAAGATCTGAATCTGTGCCGCGAAGCAGGCATGGATGACAGCCTCGTGAAACCGACGCGGCTCGCTACGTTGCGCGATTATCTGAGCCGCTGGTTCGGCGCGAGTGTTGGTACCAGCGCCGGCGTGGGCTCGGGCATCGGCTCCGGTTCGATAAACAGCGGCGGCACCGATTCCGCAGCGCACGACTCACCCGCCGAGGCGACGAGCGCGTCGATTCCCGCAGTCCAGCCGTCCACAGGTAGCGCACAGCAGGGCAGCGAACCGTTCACGCCGGTCGATCTCAGCTATATGACGCAACTGTGGGGCAGTGAATCGACGGTCAAGGCGTTGCTCGATTCGTTCGTCTCGTCGGTGCGCGAGGATATGGCGGCGTTGGCGCCGCTGCTCGAGCAAAAACAGACCGAACGTGTGCGGGAATGGCTGCATCGGGTGGCGGGCGCGGCGAGCGTGTTGCAATATTCGCCACTGTTCAAGGCGCTCGAAGCATATCGCCGCGACATCAGCGGCATGTCGCCGGAACAGGTGCGCGTGGATGGGCTGGCACTGATCTCGACGTGCAATGCCATGCTCGACGGCATCGAGCAGCAGGCAGCGTTGTTGTCCTGATGGCGCGTGCCATGCCGCGGAAAAAACGTGGACGAAAACGCAGCACTCAACGCGTGCAAGAAACGCACAACGAACAACGCGCAACAAAAAACGCAGGCGAAAAAAAACGCGGCCGAAGCCGCGTTAAAGATTTGGAGACATCCTTCGATGAAGGAGTCACTTCTCGCAGACGGAAGCATAGCCGGGTTAGCCCCAATTATTCACCACAAAATACGCAAATAACTGTTTGAAGAAATCGTACGAGCGCGTCATCGCGCTGACCGATCCGCTGTCCCCAAAATCGCCATCGTCCGGAAATTTGAACTAGTATGTGGTGGCCCCGCGCGCTGCCGAACACGTCGGTGCGGCGGTGCATCAAGTCCGGAGAAGACCATGATTGCGCTGCGAAAATTGAATCTGGCTGTGGTGGTGTGGGCGTTGGCGTCGGGTGCCGCGTTCGCGGATACGGTGGCGTTGAAGGCGGATCTCGAACCGTCGAGCGAAGTGCCGCCGCGTGTGAGTCACGGGCACGGCATGCTGAACGCCACGTTCGATACCTCGACCAAATCCTTGCAATGGACCGTCACGTACGAAGGCTTGAGCGGTCCCGCGACCGCCGCGCACTTCCACGGTCCGGCGCCGGTGGGGCAGAACGCCAAGGTGCAGGTGCCGATCGACAAGGACGCGCTGGCCAGTCCGATCAAGGGCTCGGCGGCGCTCACCGAACAGCAGGTGACCGATCTGATGGCTGGGCAGTGGTACTTCAACGTCCACACCGCGCAGAATCCGACCGGTGAGATTCGCGGCCAGGTTTTGCCGGCGAATTAATCCCGCGCCACCTTTGACTCCGCCGGTAAATCGCGCCGTGCCGCACCGGCCGCGATTTGCCGGTAACGTTTTCAGGATTAGAAGCCGCTGCCCACCGGCGCCGCCGCGAACGCACGTACCATGGCGGGACCTCAACGAAGGAGAGCGTCCCGATGAGCTGGCAAAGCGCACTCGCATGCTGGTATCTGCGCCGGCAGTTTCGCCCTGAAACTCAGAAGCCGCGTATCAACGTCGAACGGGCGCGGGCGCTGACCGCGAAACGGGTATGGTCGCCGCGCGTGCCTGGCGGCTGGCGTCTGCGTGAGTTGTACAGCGCTAACGACACGCCCTTGCGAGGCGAATGGCTCGAACCCGCGAGCGAATCGTCATCGCTTCGCGACGGCCCCACCGTGCTGTATTGCCACGGCGGCGGCTACTACTTCTGTTCTCCGCAAACGCATCGCGCGCTGGTGTTCGGCCTCGCGACGCGCGCCGATGCCGCCGTCTTTTCGCTCGGCTACCGGCTCGCGCCCGAGCATCGTTTTCCGGCCGCGCTGGATGACGCCACCGCCGCGTATCGTCGATTGATCGCGGACGGCATCGCACCGAAGTCGATCGTGATCGCCGGCGATTCGGCCGGCGGTGGGCTCGCGCTGGCCACCCTGGTGGCGTTGCGGGACGCCGGCGATCCGCTGCCGGCCGGCGGTCTGCTGTTCTCGCCGTGGACCGATCTCGCGGCGACGGGCGACAGCATCCGCACCAACGATGGCCGAGACCCGATGTTCAGCGGTCCCGCGATCGGTCCGGCCGCGAAGCTGTATCTGGGCGACACGCCCGCCACGCATCCGCATGCGTCGCCGGTCTACGCGGACCTGCACGGTTTGCCGCCGCTCTTCATGATGGCGGGCGACACCGAAGTGTTGCTCGACGACTCCCGGCGTGTGGCCGACAACGCGCGAGCGGCGGGCGTCGAATGCGAATTCGAGGTGTGGAAAAACGTGCCGCACGTGTGGCCGATCTTCACGCCGTTCCTGCCCGAAGCGAAGCGCGCGCTCGATCGTTCGGCAGCGTTCGTGCGGCGCGTGACGAGCGGCGCCGCGCCGTCCACTCAGCCGTCGAGCGCGATGTCGATGGTTTGATAGGCCGCTTCGATCACTGCCTCGCCATACTGCCGCTCCAGCCGCCGCACGGTGAAGTGGCCGTGCGCGACCTGCTGGAAATGGTCGATGAACACCGTGTTGACCATCGCGCCGAGTACCGCGCCGATCGCCGGAATCGATTTCGCGGCGATCTGTTCGCTGACCTGCACCGAGAAGCGCGCGGCGATGGTGTTGAGCAGGCGAAGCAAGGCCGCCGAGCCATGCGCGGTGAAACCCTTCGTCGCGATTTCGGACGACGCCTTCGACACCGCCTGCGCCAGCGCGCCGCGCATGATGAAGTAGCCGAAGTCGGCGTCGTCGTCGGCGCTGGAGGTGCCGCCCATGCCGAGCACGGTCAGGCATTGCAGCTGGGTATCGATCGAGCTCAGATCCTCGCCCTCGCTGCGCGCAATGTCGCAGATCGAGCGGAACATCAGCGTGGTCGTCACCGGCAACTCCACCGGCAGCGCGAACAGCCCGAACGCCCCGCCGGCCGCGCCGGTGGTCGCCACCGCGAACTTGTGCAGCAGGTTGCTCGGCCGGTCGGGCACGATCAACGGCGCCGCGTCGCGCCGGCCGAGCGTGCGCAGCGCGATCGACAGGCATTTGCGCAAGGCCAGCTCGGTGGCGTCGGTGACCTTGGCGTTGGCGAACGCCGGCATGCGCGACATCAGCTTCTCCAGCGGCGAACCGACGATGCTGGCCAGTTTCATCGCCAACGCCGGGCTTTCCAGTTCGTGTTTGGCGCGCCGCAGTGCGGCGAGGTCTTCGTCCGATAAGGATTGTGCTGCGAGCGAACTCGGCTCCATGTGCCTCCCTTGGCGTCATGTGGGTTCATTCGTGATTCTTCAGTCGATTTCCGGCCGGTTTGGCCGACCCACCGCTACGGTAAACCGTCGTGGCGAGTCCCTGCTTAGAGCGCAACACCGTGGTATGATTCCCAATCATTTGACGAGTCAACTGTTGCTCTATCAAAAATGGCTGTCCATACCGCCGCCCACCATTCGAGTGGGCAAGTCTTACCGTTCCGTGAATCGCTACTGGCGATGCTCGGCATCTCCTTCGTCACGATGCTCGTCGCGCTCGACCAAACCGTGGTCGGCACCGCGCTGCCCACCATCGTGGCCGAACTCAAGGGCTTCGAGCTGTACGCGTGGGTCGCCACGTCGTATCTGCTGACCTCGGTCATCACCGTGCCGATTTTCGGCCGGCTCGGCGATTACTACGGGCGCAAGCCGTTCGTGATCGCGTCGATCGTCGTGTTCACCGGCGCGTCCGTGCTGTGCGGCGCGGCGAACAGCATGCTGTTCCTCGTGCTCGCGCGCGGGCTGCAAGGCATCGGCGGCGGCATGCTGGTCGGCACCGCGTTCGCGTGCATCCCCGATCTGTTTCCCGACTCCGTGGTGCGTTTGCGCTGGCAGGTGCTGATGAGTTCGGCGTTCGGCATCGCCAACGCGGTGGGGCCGTCGCTCGGCGGTTTCCTCACGCAGTACTACGGCTGGCGGTCGGTGTTCTATGTGAATCTGCCGGTCGGCTTGCTGTCGTTGTTTTTTGTCTGGCGTTTTCTGCCGCACCTCCGGCATGTCGAGCACACAGGTAAGATGCGGCTCGACTGGCCCGGCGCCGCGTTGATCGCCGTCGCGCTCGGCTCGCTGCAACTGTTCGTCGAATTGCTGCCCAAGCATGGCGTCACGCTGGGCGCACTCGCGCTGCTCGTGTTGAGCGTCGCGTCCGCCTACGCGCTGTGGCAATGGGAAAAGCGTTGCCCGACCGCGATCCTGCCCGTCGACATGTTCCGCAATCGCAGCCTGGCCGCGCTCTTCACGCTGGCCGTGCTGGGCGGCTTCTCGATGTTCTCGCTGCTGTTCTACGCGCCGCTGCTGTTCCAGGGCGGCTTCGGCATGTCGCCGAAAGAAGCGGGGCTGGTGATCACGCCACTGGTGGTGTTCATCACGATCGGCAGTATCGCGAACGGGCGGATCGTGTCGCGTGTGCGCAATCCGAATCTGATGCTGTACGTCGGTTTCGCGCTTCTCGCATTCGCCTGTCTCGGCGTGGTCGTCGCGACGCGCGCGATGCCGCAATGGCTGCTGATGTCGTTCATGGTGATCGGCGGATTGGGGCTGGGCTTCGTGATGCCGAATCTGACGATCTTCGCGCAGCAGACCGCCGGCCGCGAGCACCTTGGTATCGCGACAGCGCTGCTGCAGTCGCTGCGGATGATCGGCGGGATGATCGGCACGGCGTTGACCGGCACGCTGGTCACGCATATGTACGCGAGCGGCGTGCGCAGCGCGCTGGAGAACGACCACGCGTCGCAATGGTTCAACGATCTCGGCGATCCGCAGATCCTGATCAATCGCGACGCGCAGGACACCTTGCTCGGTCAGTTGACGCACGCCGGCCACAACGGCGCGATGCTGCTCGAAAGCGCGCGCGAGGCGCTCGTCGCGGCGATCCATCTCGGGCTCGCGATGGCGGCGGTGATTGCCGTGGTGTCGGTATGGCAAAGCCGCCGGGTGCCGCCGGTCAAGCTGCAACGCAAGCTCGAACCGGTGATTCACGCGGATTGATATTCAGACTTACCGTTTTACTGAAAGGCTATGGAAGAACAGGATCACGTCGCCGTCATGCAGCAATTCGGGCGCACTTACCGGGCGTTCATGTCGGCGTTCGAGGCGCAGGTCGGCCACCCGTTGCCGCGCTGGCGTATCCTGCTCGCGCTGCACGATCAGGACGGCGAGTCGTCGCAGAAGCGGCTGGTGGAGCGTTTGCGGGTGGATCCGGGCGCGCTGACGCGGCAATTGAAAGCGCTCGAAGGGCTCGGCTGGATCGCCCGCAGCATGGACGAGCGCGACAACCGCGTGACCAATGTGCGGCTGACCGACGCCGGTATGGCCGCGATCCGCGAAAGCCTGCCGCGCCGCAAGGTGTTCATTCACGACACCATGGCGGCGTTGCCGGACGACGTGCTGGGCGCGCTGTCGGGTGCGTTGAAGATGCTCGAAGCGCGGATCGGCGAAGTGGTCTCGGAGGCGAACGACGTGCCGGATGCGGCCGCCACGCAACCGGCCGGTGCAACTCACGAAGAAGCGCCGGCGAGAAGTTAAGCCGTTGCGGCTCGACGCGCCGCCGCGACGTGTCGATCAGAGCCTTGATGCAAAGCCCCGCCTCGCGAACAGCGCGCCTCACTTGATCACGAGACGAGGCGCGCCACTCACTCCCAACCTCAGAAAAACGTCTCGATCACTTCGGTGACGCGATAAGCCGGATCGACCACCAGCACCTGACGCCACTTGTCGAACGTCAGGCAGGGGTGCGAGATGTCGAACGCGATCATGTCGCCCACCTTCAGATCGGCGCCGGCGGGAATCCGCAGGTAGGCGTGCTGATCCATCATCCCGAAGATTTCCCAGCCTTCGCTCGCCTCGACGTCGCGCGGCGCTTCGTTGCCCGGGCGATAGTGACGCGACGGTTCCGGCATGCCCGCGTCGAACGCGGCGTCGCGTTTGCCGAGGCCGATGATCGCGCGGTCCGGTTCGGGGATCGACTGCACGTACGCCCACAATTGCAACGCCGGCAGCAAACCTTCGCCCATCTTTTTGGCCACCGGATTACGCGCGAAGATATCGGTCTGCGCCTTGCGGTAGACGCCCACGTCATGCGTCAAATAGCAGCCGGGGCGCAGCACGACCTCGACCTTGCCGGTTTCCGACGCCTTCACGAATTCCTCCGCGACCACGTCGTACCAGGCCGAACCCGCGCCCGACAACACCGCCGGCGTGCGCGCGAAGCGGTCTTCGTCGACGAGCGCGCGCGTGATCGCGACCGCGCTTTGCAGGAACTCGCGCACTTCGTGTTCTTCCTTCAGCACGCCCTCGTACAACTCGACGCCGGCCAGCTTCAGCACATCCGGATAGCGCGCGATCGCATCGAGCACCGCGGTGCGCTGCGCGTCGTCGCGCACACCCGTGCGGCCGCCCGGCACGCCGAGTTCGAGCAACACCTGCAGGGGCTTCTTCACCGACGTGAAGAACTCGCCCAGTTGCTCGACACCTTCCACGGAATCGACCAGACAGAAGAACTCGAAGTCCGGGTCGCTCAGCAACTCGGCGACCATCATCATGTTGTGGCGGCCGACCAGTTGATTGGCCATCAGCACGCGCGACACGCCGCCGTGATAGGCGGCGCGCACCTGATGCGCGGTGGCGAGCGTGATGCCCCACGCGCCGGTTTCCAGTTGGCGGCGGAACAGTTGCGGCGCCATGGTGGTCTTGCCGTGCGGCGCGAGCTTGACACCGTATTCCGCGACGAACGCCTGCATCCACTTCAGATTGTGTTCCACGCGATCCGCGTAGAGCACGGCAGCCGGCAAGCTCACGTCCTCGTTCAGCAGGTTCCATTCGAGACGCGCGGCATCCATCAACTGGATGCTGGTGCCCGGAACCATGCCCAAGCCCTTGCTATAAGGATCAATCGTTGCGCCCTGATAGTTTGTAACTTTCATGTCTCCCAGCTCCATCGTCCAGTTAAATTGAATCAAAGTTGACTTTAGCATGTTACCGAAAGTACGATGATCGCAGAAATGTTATTTAGTACCACGGCGTGCGCGGTCCGCTGAGGAAGTGGTTTTTTCCCGGCCGGGCGTCCGCGCGGCATCCCACAGTCTGCAATGAACTCAACCGCCGAACCGCTGGCTTTCGATATCGTCGCGCGCATCGCGGAATGCGCGCCGGAGCTGCGCTCGGCCGAACGCAAGGTCGCCGCGCTGATTCTCGACGACCTGACGGGCGCTTCGCGCGCCAGCATCGGTGCGCTGGCGCAGCAGGCCGAGGTGAGTGTCGCGACCGTCACGCGCTTCGCGAAGGCCGTCGGTTGCCGGGATGTGCGCGAGTTGAAGCTGCGCCTCGCGCAGGCGGCTGCCGTCGGTCAGCGCTTCCTGCAGGCGGGTGGCGCAAGCGACGCGCCCGAGCCGATCGCCACGCGTGTGTTCGACGAATTGCAGACGGCGCTCGCGCATAACCATCAACTGTTACGGCAGGCGCCGTTCGGCGAAGCGGCGGCTGCCTTGCGCGCCGCGCGGATGATCTACGTGTTCGGCATGGGCGGCGGTTCGACCGCACTCGCCGACGAGATGCGCTTTCGCCTCGTCAGGCTCGGCCGGCCGGTCGCGACGTATCAGGACGGCTTGCTGCAGCGCATGGTGGCGAGCACGGTGTCGCGCGAATGCGTGGTGATCGCGCTGTCCACCACCGGGCGCGTGCCGGAGATGCTGGAGAACTGCAAGATCGCGCGCAGCTACGGCGCGAGCGTGATCGCGTTGACCGCGCCGGCGTCGCCGCTGGCCAGGGTTGCCGATTGGGTGATCCCGATCGTCGCGTTCGAAACCGATTTCATTTACAAGCCGTCGTCGTCGCGCTACGCGATGATGATGGCGCTCGATGTGCTCGTCACCGAACTCGCCGTCAGCCAGGGCGACGAGAGCCGCGAATTGCTGCGCCGCATGAAGCACGCGCTCGACGCGCACCGCGGCGGCGGCGATCGACAACCGTTAGGAGACTGATCCATGCATTCGCATCCCGAAGCTGCCGATACGCTGATCGTCGGCGCGCAACTGTATGACGGCACGGGCGCGCCGCCGGTGGAGCGCGACGTGGCGATTCGCGACGGCCGCATCGTCGCGATCGGCAATCTGTCGAACTGGCTGGCCGAGGAGGTCATCGAGGCCGACGGGCGCGCGCTGGCGCCGGGTTTCATCGACGTGCACACGCACGACGACACTCACGTGATCCGCTCGCCGCAGATGCTGCCGAAGATCACGCAGGGCGTGACCACGGTGATCGTCGGCAACTGCGGGATCAGCGCGTCGCCGGTGGCGTTGAAGGGCGAGCCGCCGGACCCGATGAACCTGCTCGGCGAGCGCGACGCGTTCCAGTACCCGACCTTCGCCGCGTACGTCGACGCGGTGAACGCCGCGCGTCCGGCGGTGAACGTCGGCGCATTGATCGGCCATACGGCGTTGCGCAGCAATCACATGGACCGGCTCGACCGCGCGGCGACATCGGAGGAAATCGACGGCATGCGCGCGCAGCTCGAAGAGGCGCTGGCGCATGGCGCGCTGGGGTTGAGCAGCGGCCTCGCATATGGTTCGGCGTTCGCCGCGCCGACCGAAGAGGTGGTGGCGCTGGCCGAGCCGCTCGCGGCGGCCGGTGCGCTCTACACGACGCACATGCGCACCGAGTTCGACGCGATTCTCGATGCGATGGAGGAGGCGTATCAGGTGGGCCGGCACGCGCACGTGCCGGTGGTGATTTCGCATCTGAAATGCGCGGGGCCGTCTAACTGGGGGCGCAGCGAAGAGGTGCTGAAGTCGCTGGAAGGCGCGCGGCGTTTGCAGCCGGTCGGGTGCGATTGTTATCCGTACAACCGCAGTTCGTCGACGCTGGATCTGAAGCAGGTGACGGGCGACATCGACATCACGATTACGTGGTCGGAGCCGCATCCGGAGATGGCGGGCAAGCTGGTGCGGGAGATCGCGGCCGAGTGGGGCGTCACGCAGCAGGAGGCGGGCAAGCGGCTGCAGCCGGCGGGCGCGGTGTATCACAACATGTCGGAGGAAGACGTCCGGCGGATTCTGTCGCATCCCGCGACGATGGTGGGATCGGACGGATTGCCGAACGATCCGCTGCCGCATCCGCGGTTGTGGGGCGCGTTTCCGCGGGTGCTGGGGCATTACGCGCGCGACGCGGGGTTGTTGCCGCTGGAAGAGGCGGTCCGCAAGATGACCGGCTTGTCGGCGCGCCGGTTTGGCTTGGCGCAGCGTGGCGAGGTGCATGTCGGGTATCACGCGGATCTGGTGCTGTTCGATCCGAAGAAGGTGCGGGATGTGGCGACATTCGAGAAGCCGCAGCAGGCGGCGGACGGCATCGATGCCGTGTGGGTGAATGGTGTGCTGTCGTACCGGAATGGCGAGGTGACGGGTGAGCGCGCGGGGCATTTTGTGGCGCGGGGCGCGGCGTCGAAGGGCGATGCGCAGGGCGCGTTCTGATTTTTCTGGATTGATTTTTTCTGACTGTATTCTGATTAAGGAGTGTGATGATGAAGCGATATGGCGTTGAAGGTGGGAAGGGGACGGGTGGTCAACATATGCCGTTTGCGCGTGCGGTCGAGGCGGATGGCTGGTTGTTCGTTTCCGGGCAGACGCCGATGGAAAATGGCGAGGTGATCAATGGCGGGATTGTTGAGCAATCGCACAAGGCGATTCAGAATGTTTTTGCCATTTTGAAAGAAGCCGGCTATGGCGCCGAAGATGTTGTTCGCTGTGGCGTTTGGCTCGATGATCCTCGGGATTTTGCTTCGTTTAATAAGGTTTTTCGGGAGTATTTTGGGGATAATCCGCCTGCGCGGGCTTGTGTTGTTTCTTCTATGGTGATTGATTGTAGGGTTGAGGTTGATTGTGTGGCTTATAAAAAACCGACGGTTTAAGTGGGGTTTTGGTCTTTTCTTGTATTGTTAGTGGTCTATTAGTGTCGCCCCTGTGCGGGGCTGGCACTTACTTTCTTTGCCGCCGCAAAGAAAGTAAGCAAAGAAAGCGGCTTCACACCGCTAATTCTTAAGCGGATCCCCCGCACAGCCACGGTAG
The sequence above is a segment of the Paraburkholderia sp. D15 genome. Coding sequences within it:
- a CDS encoding CHRD domain-containing protein; translation: MIALRKLNLAVVVWALASGAAFADTVALKADLEPSSEVPPRVSHGHGMLNATFDTSTKSLQWTVTYEGLSGPATAAHFHGPAPVGQNAKVQVPIDKDALASPIKGSAALTEQQVTDLMAGQWYFNVHTAQNPTGEIRGQVLPAN
- a CDS encoding alpha/beta hydrolase, which gives rise to MSWQSALACWYLRRQFRPETQKPRINVERARALTAKRVWSPRVPGGWRLRELYSANDTPLRGEWLEPASESSSLRDGPTVLYCHGGGYYFCSPQTHRALVFGLATRADAAVFSLGYRLAPEHRFPAALDDATAAYRRLIADGIAPKSIVIAGDSAGGGLALATLVALRDAGDPLPAGGLLFSPWTDLAATGDSIRTNDGRDPMFSGPAIGPAAKLYLGDTPATHPHASPVYADLHGLPPLFMMAGDTEVLLDDSRRVADNARAAGVECEFEVWKNVPHVWPIFTPFLPEAKRALDRSAAFVRRVTSGAAPSTQPSSAMSMV
- a CDS encoding transporter substrate-binding domain-containing protein: MRRVFRRLSLCLLALFFLCVGQEPGFAQASGDVARAEGTREVPAKLVVGVLAGGWLPFESLQDGALSGMSIDYLRALLGPDTRIEAQTFPDLPHLLAAACAGQVDLVTSIARTPERERCLKFTAPYFRSSVSAVVRRDGETYTTSTQLRATRIAVEKSFALERLLRERFPRARFQTFANTRAALDAVVLGHADVYLGFTPTVRHALATEDFRALHVAFEEASKTSELRFGVPPGQIALRDRLNRALASLDPAHDAALRARWLSGNFDAQPVPGVPSLLLTPQEKSWLASLPPLPVGFDSGWPPFSYVDDAGRPSGVAADYLSYLSRTLGIVFTRAPIGNWPATIEAFQRGELALVATASSGDPRLKDARFSQPYESYPLVIVGRDDEPVARSPGDFAARRIVVPSHIAGAAPHALEGIEPGHIAITPSLDDALAMVAANEADVLIGNVAAVDIALKRRYDNVLKILGMAGDADALSFAVRADLSPLDQLIDRALRAMPLAERQRIRQKWINGREPETGTWSVTALRLLPLLIGIGVVLLVTLRACLLLQHEVRLRRKIERDLALQLSFQETMMKMVPYPLVAKDFDGRYIAVNQAYEEACGLPREAVIGRTATEVQCWGEANSRILDRMTREMLKGGETAQAELQFERKDGDLRHGLFWTSSCRDSDGKPVCVLGTMVDITDIRRAEMLARETERRLFDVTRSLPAVVFQLRRTADGVYSFPYIGGDTRHLPGGVGAANPGKVDFRRVCEQDRGFVIAELEHSARCETPVHLEFRFKGDGGLSWVRAELVPRREAAGSVVWSGFWVDASVERARSEELARARDVAEAASRAKDDFFAMMSHEIRTPMNGVLGLVEVLERTPLNADQSEMLSMIHESAGALLQILDDLLDYSKIDAGRLTIEAEPIDIRELVDNAVGLLAGRAHEKGLKVRVDIAPQVAALVRGDSVRFRQILFNLLGNAIKFTPAGEVDVRVSVVAQTDGAQTLEMTVADTGIGIAPDVQAKLFEPFVQAESSTTRRFGGTGLGLTICRKLIELMEGSLALQSEPGCGTRMTVRLGMPVEALHYSVSALRGKRAVVVTGDVRVARALMHFGKALGLELRHVAPGSDELGDRLMFARLDLLFATEDVRLPEGVLPASRIVCLTEKPKPTGYRIIDDKVRVSVNPISWRGLGAACAAALTGLPTVAPRLAGMRSAEGGAVPPDRERAIASGRLILVAEDHPVNQELIRHQLALLGFACDVANDGAEALAALEHTRYGCLITDCHMPNLSGYELTRRIRAKEASGEHRLPILGITANTAPEDLNLCREAGMDDSLVKPTRLATLRDYLSRWFGASVGTSAGVGSGIGSGSINSGGTDSAAHDSPAEATSASIPAVQPSTGSAQQGSEPFTPVDLSYMTQLWGSESTVKALLDSFVSSVREDMAALAPLLEQKQTERVREWLHRVAGAASVLQYSPLFKALEAYRRDISGMSPEQVRVDGLALISTCNAMLDGIEQQAALLS